The Neodiprion virginianus isolate iyNeoVirg1 chromosome 5, iyNeoVirg1.1, whole genome shotgun sequence genome contains a region encoding:
- the LOC124305652 gene encoding DAZ-associated protein 2-like isoform X1, with protein MTDKKAYPVAPHPPTGFVPAPAQPATYGVAGASPYGVFPNQPQLYATQGPPPPTYDQTLTHPMMYQPMYGQGYPGGYLAGYPAAYGPLQYYPPLATAAAYYPAAAMQPAPVRPTIMVPNGFEGARFDGISQQVLPPPPPGVAANAAQLAAMAGHSVALSQKKGSFLGGGTEGGYTFW; from the exons CTTACCCCGTCGCACCTCATCCACCAACCGGCTTCGTGCCAGCGCCAGCTCAGCCTGCTACATATGGCG TTGCAGGAGCCTCGCCGTATGGGGTCTTCCCCAACCAGCCACAGCTCTACGCTACCCAGGGTCCGCCACCGCCAACGTATGATCAAACCCTCACTCATCCCATG ATGTACCAGCCGATGTATGGTCAAGGCTATCCGGGCGGTTATCTAGCTGGATATCCAGCAGCCTATGGACCACTTCAGTACTATCCTCCGCTAGCTACAGCTGCCGCCTATTATCCAGCAGCTGCGATGCAACCCGCCCCTGTTAGGCCAACGATCATGGTTCCT AACGGATTTGAGGGAGCAAGATTCGACGGAATCTCGCAACAAGTATtgccaccaccaccaccgggAGTAGCAGCGAATGCAGCGCAGTTAGCTGCCATGGCTGGTCACAGTGTCGCTTTATCGCAAAAGAAAGGTTCGTTCCTTGGAGGTGGAACAGAAGGTGGATATACGTTCTGGTAA
- the LOC124305652 gene encoding DAZ-associated protein 2-like isoform X2 translates to MTDKKVAGASPYGVFPNQPQLYATQGPPPPTYDQTLTHPMMYQPMYGQGYPGGYLAGYPAAYGPLQYYPPLATAAAYYPAAAMQPAPVRPTIMVPNGFEGARFDGISQQVLPPPPPGVAANAAQLAAMAGHSVALSQKKGSFLGGGTEGGYTFW, encoded by the exons TTGCAGGAGCCTCGCCGTATGGGGTCTTCCCCAACCAGCCACAGCTCTACGCTACCCAGGGTCCGCCACCGCCAACGTATGATCAAACCCTCACTCATCCCATG ATGTACCAGCCGATGTATGGTCAAGGCTATCCGGGCGGTTATCTAGCTGGATATCCAGCAGCCTATGGACCACTTCAGTACTATCCTCCGCTAGCTACAGCTGCCGCCTATTATCCAGCAGCTGCGATGCAACCCGCCCCTGTTAGGCCAACGATCATGGTTCCT AACGGATTTGAGGGAGCAAGATTCGACGGAATCTCGCAACAAGTATtgccaccaccaccaccgggAGTAGCAGCGAATGCAGCGCAGTTAGCTGCCATGGCTGGTCACAGTGTCGCTTTATCGCAAAAGAAAGGTTCGTTCCTTGGAGGTGGAACAGAAGGTGGATATACGTTCTGGTAA
- the LOC124305653 gene encoding protein FAM136A-like, which translates to MVEEQRRRVENKMTNMIEDIDKAYLRRMQGDMHRCAARCCDNETYSMQKVHNCVENCSAPLNKAQNYVQGELERVQTRLQRCVMECNDSIRDQMSPNPTQDEVNKFSDSFEKCATKCVDVYCDLLPSLEKTMKKMLAGSKFEQ; encoded by the exons atggTCGAAGAACAGAGACGCCGCGTTGAGAACAAGATGACGAACATGATCGAAGACATTGACAAGGCTTATTTACGTAGAATGCAG ggGGATATGCACAGGTGCGCAGCGAGGTGTTGCGACAACGAGACGTATAGCATGCAGAAAGTTCATAACTGCGTCGAAAATTGCAGCGCACCGTTGAATAAAGCTCAAAATTATGTTCAAGGTGAACTCGAACGTGTTCAG ACAAGACTGCAGAGATGCGTTATGGAATGCAACGACAGTATAAGAGACCAAATGTCGCCAAATCCGACGCAGGATGAGGTGAACAAGTTCAGCGACAGCTTTGAAAAGTGCGCTACCAAATGCGTAGATGTCTACTGCGACCTGTTGCCTTCTTTAgaaaaaactatgaaaaaaatgctCGCTGGTTCGAAATTTGAGCAATGA
- the LOC124305651 gene encoding serum response factor-like — MDNPTGSGGGARDSQRFANLGYSMGMLSGDTGNELYATHTAHPPQSQPPQGSRGMSASLASLNSHGGGGGGSGGGGRGGGGGGGGMLSGGASACSMPRSAHKRTSSDMCYDHQDSIVTGRSMTTSQGGPGGGGGGGINVINVSGGDCVPDNLDDTFASLSQPKKSPPSNGKKTKGRVKIKMEYIDNKLRRYTTFSKRKTGIMKKAYELSTLTGTQVMLLVASETGHVYTFATRKLQPMITSEAGKALIQTCLNSPDPPSSGSTGDQRMSATGFEETELTYNIADEEQKDDIASPRSDVCGNDSDVDSSDGESPGVAKEQGKNHAGSMSPFASGMIYPMPQNVVYSPSPGVLLSIGQNGQPVQIPQDAGVSSTGSVQNSQQFITIPLSVAMTAAGLSVPISSKVLSLPDSTSSSSPHSDLPSDLTKSRK; from the exons ATGGATAATCCTACAGGAAGCGGTGGAGGCGCTCGGGATTCCCAGAGATTTGCAAACCTCGGGTACAGCATGGGGATGTTGAGCGGCGACACCGGCAACGAACTTTACGCAACTCACACCGCGCATCCGCCGCAGTCGCAGCCACCGCAAGGCAGCCGCGGCATGTCGGCATCTCTCGCTTCGCTCAATTCCCACGGAGGCGGTGGGGGCGGCAGCGGAGGCGGAGGCCGAGGGGGCGGAGGAGGGGGAGGCGGCATGCTGTCAGGAGGCGCGTCAGCGTGCAGCATGCCTCGCTCGGCGCACAAGAGAACCTCGTCCGACATGTGCTACGATCATCAGGACTCGATCGTAACGGGTCGCTCGATGACGACGTCTCAGGGTGGTCCTGGGGGAGGCGGAGGCGGTGGTATCAACGTGATCAACGTTAGTGGTGGTGACTGTGTCCCGGACAATTTGGACGACACTTTTGCGTCGCTTAGCCAACCGAAAAAATCACCCCCGTCTAACGGGAAGAAAACCAAGGGGCGTGTCAAAATTAAGATGGAATATATCGACAATAAGTTGCGACGTTATACCACGTTCTCGAAACGAAAAACTGGAATTATGAAAAAG GCCTATGAACTGTCAACTCTGACGGGAACTCAGGTGATGTTACTAGTGGCCAGCGAGACGGGCCATGTCTATACATTTGCGACGAGAAAGTTGCAGCCGATGATAACTAGCGAGGCTGGTAAAGCTCTGATTCAGACCTGCCTGAACAGCCCGGATCCTCCATCCTCCGGATCGACAGGGGACCAGCGGATGTCTGCTACCGGCTTCGAGGAGACTGAACTGACCTACAACATTGCTGATGAGGAGCAGAAA GACGACATCGCTTCACCGAGATCCGACGTTTGCGGAAACGACAGCGATGTGGATTCGAGCGACGGGGAATCCCCTGGGGTTGCCAAGGAGCAGGGCAAGAATCATGCTG GTAGCATGTCGCCCTTTGCATCCGGAATGATTTATCCGATGCCTCAGAATGTCGTCTACTCTCCGAGCCCCGGCGTTCTCCTTAGTATCGGGCAAAATGGACAACCGGTTCAAATACCCCAGGATGCAG GCGTTTCGTCAACGGGCTCTGTACAGAACAGTCAACAGTTCATCACAATACCTTTGAGCGTCGCGATGACAGCAGCGGGTCTCTCGGTGCCGATATCATCGAAAGTTTTGTCGCTACCGGATTCGACGTCCTCATCGTCGCCGCATTCTGACCTACCCTCGGATCTCACGAAAAGTCGGAAGTGA
- the LOC124305650 gene encoding muscarinic acetylcholine receptor DM1 isoform X2, with product MSLRNGDPPSLRKRAVAERRNVRSDDMNVTTTESLHRHSNESLNSTFETALEGVDPNVGLTTRYTIFEIVLITIVAVCLSLATVIGNSMVMISFKIDKRLQTISNYFLFSLAVADLAIGLISMPLFTVSTLLGYWPLGPHICDTWLALDYLASNASVLNLLIISFDRYFSVTRPLTYRAKRTTFRAGIMIACAWGISILLWPPWIYAWPYIEGERTVPDNACYIQFIETNHYITFGTAIAAFYVPVSVMCFLYWRIWRETEKRKKDLPNLQAGKKDASKRSNSSDEALDLDEWKRQRSESNVGADEINTTYITSSCIDGRYSEYKIKHRPFSWIWLKSWCIAWWHSGREDDDDDDEVGGPESSRTGHGWEETLTPISAETPLPSNMSRCPSLSVIQSTGISIGRNNSPACTICPSYGGVTEKGRLTTKSTSNDSVYTILIRLPTADGNGQAYGSDVPSIKMYSDDMVGLRINHAVENFDENYKFSLRGHGECHGFTGPAAPALRRPSHISEMRTPPLNDKIVPKQVTGGGGSGGSGGGGGGSGSGVGGRGLLNKTPNKKKKKPQEKKADTKAAKTLSAILLAFIITWTPYNILVLLKPLTACVGCIPQELWDFFYYLCYINSTINPVCYALCNASFRRTYVRILTCKWHSRDRTAVNRGYYN from the exons ATGTCCCTCAGGAACGGGGATCCACCGTCGCTGA GGAAGCGAGCGGTCGCGGAGAGGAGAAACGTACGTTCCGACGACATGAACGTAACAACAACGGAGAGCCTCCACCGTCACAGCAACGAGAGCCTTAATTCGACGTTCGAGACCGCATTGGAGGGTGTCGATCCCAACGTTGGATTAACGACGCGTTACACCATCTTCGAGATTGTCCTCATCACCATAGTCGCCGTGTGCCTCAGTCTGGCCACCGTGATCGGCAATAGCATGGTCATGATATCGTTCAAGATAGATAAACGGCTTCAGACGATATCGAACTACTTTCTCTTCAGCCTGGCCGTCGCCGATCTGGCAATCGGTCTCATATCCATGCCCCTTTTCACAGTCTCCACCCTCCTCGGTTATTGGCCCCTGGGACCCCATATTTGCGACACATGGCTCGCACTAGACTACCTGGCGAGCAACGCTTCGGTTCTCAACCTCCTCATCATCAGCTTCGACAGGTACTTCTCGGTGACCAGGCCCCTCACGTACAGAGCAAAACGAACCACCTTCAGAGCTGGTATAATGATCG CTTGCGCTTGGGGAATATCCATACTGCTTTGGCCACCGTGGATTTACGCTTGGCCCTATATCGAGGGCGAACGTACAGTACCCGACAATGCCTGCTACATACAGTTCATCGAAACAAATCACTACATTACTTTTGGCACGGCAATCGCAGCGTTTTATGTACCTGTTAGCGTAATGTGTTTCCTTTATTGGAGAATATGGAGGGAAACTGAAAAGCGTAAAAAGGATTTGCCAAATTTGCAAGCCGGAAAGAAGGACGCTAGCAAACGCAGCAACTCGAG CGACGAGGCTTTGGACTTGGACGAATGGAAACGGCAACGAAGCGAGTCCAACGTCGGGGCCGACGAAATCAATACAACGTACATTACGTCGTCTTGTATCGATGGTCGCTACTCCGAATATAAAATC AAACATCGGCCGTTCTCTTGGATCTGGCTCAAGTCTTGGTGCATTGCGTGGTGGCACAGCGGACGtgaagacgacgacgacgatgacgaagTTGGGGGTCCGGAAAGCAGCAGGACGGGACATGGCTGGGAAGAAACCCTGACCCCTATATCGGCGGAGACGCCTCTTCCGAGCAACATGTCGCGATGCCCTTCCCTGAGCGTCATTCAATCCACCGGAATATCAATCGGTCGCAATAATTCCCCGGCCTGCACGATATGTCCGAGCTACGGTGGGGTAACGGAAAAAGGTCGGCTCACCACGAAGAGTACTTCGAATGATTCG GTGTACACGATACTGATAAGACTACCTACCGCAGATGGAAACGGCCAAGCCTATGGTAGCGATGTTCCTAGCATTAAAATGTACTCAGACGACATGGTGGGTCTACGGATAAATCACGCGGTGGAGAACTTCGATGAAAACTACAAGTTCTCGCTGCGTGGTCACGGCGAATGTCACGGTTTCACAGGACCCGCAGCACCGGCGCTGAGGCGGCCTTCGCACATATCGGAAATGAGGACGCCACCGTTGAACGACAAGATAGTACCGAAGCAGGTAACGGGGGGTGGCGGTAGTGGCggtagtggtggtggtggtggcggTAGTGGTAGTGGTGTTGGTGGTAGGGGTTTGCTCAACAAGACGccgaataagaagaagaagaagccgCAGGAGAAGAAGGCGGACACAAAGGCGGCCAAAACGCTTTCGGCGATTCTACTTGCGTTTATAATAACCTGGACACCGTACAATATACTTGTATTGTTGAAACCGTTGACCGCGTGCGTTGGCTGCATTCCTCAAGAATTGTGGGACTTTTTCTATTATCTTTGTTACATTAATAGTACGATTAATCCTGTGTGTTACGCGTTGTGCAACGCGTCGTTTCGTAGAACGTACGTAAGAATACTCACATGTAAATGGCATAGTAGGGACAGAACGGCGGTGAACCGAggatattataattga
- the LOC124305650 gene encoding muscarinic acetylcholine receptor DM1 isoform X1 yields the protein MSLRNGDPPSLRKRAVAERRNVRSDDMNVTTTESLHRHSNESLNSTFETALEGVDPNVGLTTRYTIFEIVLITIVAVCLSLATVIGNSMVMISFKIDKRLQTISNYFLFSLAVADLAIGLISMPLFTVSTLLGYWPLGPHICDTWLALDYLASNASVLNLLIISFDRYFSVTRPLTYRAKRTTFRAGIMIACAWGISILLWPPWIYAWPYIEGERTVPDNACYIQFIETNHYITFGTAIAAFYVPVSVMCFLYWRIWRETEKRKKDLPNLQAGKKDASKRSNSRYMHSDEALDLDEWKRQRSESNVGADEINTTYITSSCIDGRYSEYKIKHRPFSWIWLKSWCIAWWHSGREDDDDDDEVGGPESSRTGHGWEETLTPISAETPLPSNMSRCPSLSVIQSTGISIGRNNSPACTICPSYGGVTEKGRLTTKSTSNDSVYTILIRLPTADGNGQAYGSDVPSIKMYSDDMVGLRINHAVENFDENYKFSLRGHGECHGFTGPAAPALRRPSHISEMRTPPLNDKIVPKQVTGGGGSGGSGGGGGGSGSGVGGRGLLNKTPNKKKKKPQEKKADTKAAKTLSAILLAFIITWTPYNILVLLKPLTACVGCIPQELWDFFYYLCYINSTINPVCYALCNASFRRTYVRILTCKWHSRDRTAVNRGYYN from the exons ATGTCCCTCAGGAACGGGGATCCACCGTCGCTGA GGAAGCGAGCGGTCGCGGAGAGGAGAAACGTACGTTCCGACGACATGAACGTAACAACAACGGAGAGCCTCCACCGTCACAGCAACGAGAGCCTTAATTCGACGTTCGAGACCGCATTGGAGGGTGTCGATCCCAACGTTGGATTAACGACGCGTTACACCATCTTCGAGATTGTCCTCATCACCATAGTCGCCGTGTGCCTCAGTCTGGCCACCGTGATCGGCAATAGCATGGTCATGATATCGTTCAAGATAGATAAACGGCTTCAGACGATATCGAACTACTTTCTCTTCAGCCTGGCCGTCGCCGATCTGGCAATCGGTCTCATATCCATGCCCCTTTTCACAGTCTCCACCCTCCTCGGTTATTGGCCCCTGGGACCCCATATTTGCGACACATGGCTCGCACTAGACTACCTGGCGAGCAACGCTTCGGTTCTCAACCTCCTCATCATCAGCTTCGACAGGTACTTCTCGGTGACCAGGCCCCTCACGTACAGAGCAAAACGAACCACCTTCAGAGCTGGTATAATGATCG CTTGCGCTTGGGGAATATCCATACTGCTTTGGCCACCGTGGATTTACGCTTGGCCCTATATCGAGGGCGAACGTACAGTACCCGACAATGCCTGCTACATACAGTTCATCGAAACAAATCACTACATTACTTTTGGCACGGCAATCGCAGCGTTTTATGTACCTGTTAGCGTAATGTGTTTCCTTTATTGGAGAATATGGAGGGAAACTGAAAAGCGTAAAAAGGATTTGCCAAATTTGCAAGCCGGAAAGAAGGACGCTAGCAAACGCAGCAACTCGAGGTACATGCATAG CGACGAGGCTTTGGACTTGGACGAATGGAAACGGCAACGAAGCGAGTCCAACGTCGGGGCCGACGAAATCAATACAACGTACATTACGTCGTCTTGTATCGATGGTCGCTACTCCGAATATAAAATC AAACATCGGCCGTTCTCTTGGATCTGGCTCAAGTCTTGGTGCATTGCGTGGTGGCACAGCGGACGtgaagacgacgacgacgatgacgaagTTGGGGGTCCGGAAAGCAGCAGGACGGGACATGGCTGGGAAGAAACCCTGACCCCTATATCGGCGGAGACGCCTCTTCCGAGCAACATGTCGCGATGCCCTTCCCTGAGCGTCATTCAATCCACCGGAATATCAATCGGTCGCAATAATTCCCCGGCCTGCACGATATGTCCGAGCTACGGTGGGGTAACGGAAAAAGGTCGGCTCACCACGAAGAGTACTTCGAATGATTCG GTGTACACGATACTGATAAGACTACCTACCGCAGATGGAAACGGCCAAGCCTATGGTAGCGATGTTCCTAGCATTAAAATGTACTCAGACGACATGGTGGGTCTACGGATAAATCACGCGGTGGAGAACTTCGATGAAAACTACAAGTTCTCGCTGCGTGGTCACGGCGAATGTCACGGTTTCACAGGACCCGCAGCACCGGCGCTGAGGCGGCCTTCGCACATATCGGAAATGAGGACGCCACCGTTGAACGACAAGATAGTACCGAAGCAGGTAACGGGGGGTGGCGGTAGTGGCggtagtggtggtggtggtggcggTAGTGGTAGTGGTGTTGGTGGTAGGGGTTTGCTCAACAAGACGccgaataagaagaagaagaagccgCAGGAGAAGAAGGCGGACACAAAGGCGGCCAAAACGCTTTCGGCGATTCTACTTGCGTTTATAATAACCTGGACACCGTACAATATACTTGTATTGTTGAAACCGTTGACCGCGTGCGTTGGCTGCATTCCTCAAGAATTGTGGGACTTTTTCTATTATCTTTGTTACATTAATAGTACGATTAATCCTGTGTGTTACGCGTTGTGCAACGCGTCGTTTCGTAGAACGTACGTAAGAATACTCACATGTAAATGGCATAGTAGGGACAGAACGGCGGTGAACCGAggatattataattga
- the LOC124305650 gene encoding muscarinic acetylcholine receptor DM1 isoform X3, with amino-acid sequence MNVTTTESLHRHSNESLNSTFETALEGVDPNVGLTTRYTIFEIVLITIVAVCLSLATVIGNSMVMISFKIDKRLQTISNYFLFSLAVADLAIGLISMPLFTVSTLLGYWPLGPHICDTWLALDYLASNASVLNLLIISFDRYFSVTRPLTYRAKRTTFRAGIMIACAWGISILLWPPWIYAWPYIEGERTVPDNACYIQFIETNHYITFGTAIAAFYVPVSVMCFLYWRIWRETEKRKKDLPNLQAGKKDASKRSNSRYMHSDEALDLDEWKRQRSESNVGADEINTTYITSSCIDGRYSEYKIKHRPFSWIWLKSWCIAWWHSGREDDDDDDEVGGPESSRTGHGWEETLTPISAETPLPSNMSRCPSLSVIQSTGISIGRNNSPACTICPSYGGVTEKGRLTTKSTSNDSVYTILIRLPTADGNGQAYGSDVPSIKMYSDDMVGLRINHAVENFDENYKFSLRGHGECHGFTGPAAPALRRPSHISEMRTPPLNDKIVPKQVTGGGGSGGSGGGGGGSGSGVGGRGLLNKTPNKKKKKPQEKKADTKAAKTLSAILLAFIITWTPYNILVLLKPLTACVGCIPQELWDFFYYLCYINSTINPVCYALCNASFRRTYVRILTCKWHSRDRTAVNRGYYN; translated from the exons ATGAACGTAACAACAACGGAGAGCCTCCACCGTCACAGCAACGAGAGCCTTAATTCGACGTTCGAGACCGCATTGGAGGGTGTCGATCCCAACGTTGGATTAACGACGCGTTACACCATCTTCGAGATTGTCCTCATCACCATAGTCGCCGTGTGCCTCAGTCTGGCCACCGTGATCGGCAATAGCATGGTCATGATATCGTTCAAGATAGATAAACGGCTTCAGACGATATCGAACTACTTTCTCTTCAGCCTGGCCGTCGCCGATCTGGCAATCGGTCTCATATCCATGCCCCTTTTCACAGTCTCCACCCTCCTCGGTTATTGGCCCCTGGGACCCCATATTTGCGACACATGGCTCGCACTAGACTACCTGGCGAGCAACGCTTCGGTTCTCAACCTCCTCATCATCAGCTTCGACAGGTACTTCTCGGTGACCAGGCCCCTCACGTACAGAGCAAAACGAACCACCTTCAGAGCTGGTATAATGATCG CTTGCGCTTGGGGAATATCCATACTGCTTTGGCCACCGTGGATTTACGCTTGGCCCTATATCGAGGGCGAACGTACAGTACCCGACAATGCCTGCTACATACAGTTCATCGAAACAAATCACTACATTACTTTTGGCACGGCAATCGCAGCGTTTTATGTACCTGTTAGCGTAATGTGTTTCCTTTATTGGAGAATATGGAGGGAAACTGAAAAGCGTAAAAAGGATTTGCCAAATTTGCAAGCCGGAAAGAAGGACGCTAGCAAACGCAGCAACTCGAGGTACATGCATAG CGACGAGGCTTTGGACTTGGACGAATGGAAACGGCAACGAAGCGAGTCCAACGTCGGGGCCGACGAAATCAATACAACGTACATTACGTCGTCTTGTATCGATGGTCGCTACTCCGAATATAAAATC AAACATCGGCCGTTCTCTTGGATCTGGCTCAAGTCTTGGTGCATTGCGTGGTGGCACAGCGGACGtgaagacgacgacgacgatgacgaagTTGGGGGTCCGGAAAGCAGCAGGACGGGACATGGCTGGGAAGAAACCCTGACCCCTATATCGGCGGAGACGCCTCTTCCGAGCAACATGTCGCGATGCCCTTCCCTGAGCGTCATTCAATCCACCGGAATATCAATCGGTCGCAATAATTCCCCGGCCTGCACGATATGTCCGAGCTACGGTGGGGTAACGGAAAAAGGTCGGCTCACCACGAAGAGTACTTCGAATGATTCG GTGTACACGATACTGATAAGACTACCTACCGCAGATGGAAACGGCCAAGCCTATGGTAGCGATGTTCCTAGCATTAAAATGTACTCAGACGACATGGTGGGTCTACGGATAAATCACGCGGTGGAGAACTTCGATGAAAACTACAAGTTCTCGCTGCGTGGTCACGGCGAATGTCACGGTTTCACAGGACCCGCAGCACCGGCGCTGAGGCGGCCTTCGCACATATCGGAAATGAGGACGCCACCGTTGAACGACAAGATAGTACCGAAGCAGGTAACGGGGGGTGGCGGTAGTGGCggtagtggtggtggtggtggcggTAGTGGTAGTGGTGTTGGTGGTAGGGGTTTGCTCAACAAGACGccgaataagaagaagaagaagccgCAGGAGAAGAAGGCGGACACAAAGGCGGCCAAAACGCTTTCGGCGATTCTACTTGCGTTTATAATAACCTGGACACCGTACAATATACTTGTATTGTTGAAACCGTTGACCGCGTGCGTTGGCTGCATTCCTCAAGAATTGTGGGACTTTTTCTATTATCTTTGTTACATTAATAGTACGATTAATCCTGTGTGTTACGCGTTGTGCAACGCGTCGTTTCGTAGAACGTACGTAAGAATACTCACATGTAAATGGCATAGTAGGGACAGAACGGCGGTGAACCGAggatattataattga